GTGCCAGGTCATAGACAACAAACTCCCGTGTCCCCTTCCTATTCATGGTTGTGTCTCTGTGCGAAGGTTTGATACATCAGCTAAGTGATGTCACATCTGGGATAACCACAAAGGAAAAGTCATGTGCTTTACAGCCAGCAGGAACCGGATTGTATCAAATTTGGTTTGTGAAATATGTACAATTTTGAAAATGGATCTTTCCTTCCtacctttctctctttttttctaccTGGTGATTGATCTTTAAGAAAAAGTGCAAGCTTTGCAATTACATGTGGGTTAGAAATAGAGGTCAGCGTGAAGAGTACACAAACTCCTCAGGGTTGGTGCTACATaaagggctgctctgtgctctgactcctctgcttctccttgtATGGTTGGGAGGGACAAGAAAGTCATTGCCTCAGatataacattaaaaattataGGAGTAAAGTAATAAATGTCTGTCAAGGGAATCTTCAGCAGTACATCTGGGCTCATATTACTGCAGAgcagatttaaaagcaaaacaaaaacaagtataATCAGAAAGTATCATTTTAGCTTGAGATAAGCTTCCCACGTTCTGTCAGAATGGTTAAAATTGCCTTTATTTGAGCCTAGAGAGCCCCACAGAAGGGATGGCAGTAGTGGCCGAACCTTTCCAACAGTATCCCTTTACATGTTGTcacgtgacagatggcagcagagggggggTCTGACATGGGAGCGTGAATAAAGCAAAGGGgcatcactgaattcctccatgcaacaaaatggcactcactgacattcattgatgcttactgaacatttatggagaccaactAGTGGatgcagcacagtgagggaTGTGAGGTGGGTCAGTGGGGCACCTCCAATTGTGCAGACTTGAGTGTAGCACGCAGTTCTCGTTCATCACAGCCAGTGGCAGTGACTGTGTTTAGAAATACCATTTTGAAGCTGACagtttgctctatcaaatagcgtTACTGTGCTCTTGTatctgttatagtttccatggaggtaaataggaagcattactttcggagcagccaGTGTAGATGTTAGATGGTGCTTTGTGTGTACCACTGTGGAGGGGTCTATGAACCTGTCTGGTCTCTTCCTCCGGGTCCTTTTCAGTCTCTGTACTTTTAAGACTCTGCCTCTTGCTGTTTGATAACAAACTCGTGCTACTCATTTTTTGCTGCATCCTCTGCTTCGCTCCCATCACTTTCCTCAGTGTCACTTCttgcatccttttttttctgtaggaaagaaagatgatttAAATGAGCTGCAGAAGCTCTGCCGTGCTTTATTATATAGTCCTGCTTTCATTCAGAGCACTGATGAAATAATGAggtataataaaaataacaagtgAGCTCAGGTCCTTGGTGCCAACGTGGTAATTGTCCCTgtatttggaagggacctcaagagatcatcaggtccaaccatcCCAAGCGTGGTGCAGAACCACGCTGAATTTCGTGGtcatggaggagaaaaagatttttcttaccGCACCATAGAGGATGACACTGAAGATCATCCGGAGGATTAGATAGGACCAGAAAATGTGCAAGAGCTGCAGGATCACCAGGAAAGCATTAATCAGGCAGCTTAGGAAGAACAGCTCAAATTTTGTCACATAGTAATAGTATATTCtgtgggagagagagagagacaaatGAGAAGAGACAAGACTCCGGCAGGCTGTGTGTGTCTTCACACTTACAATGGTCAAGAATCCTTCTGGGCAGATATTTGTCTCCTTTGTCCtctgggcagagctgagctgggaaaTCATGCTACACTTTGGTGCCTTCTAGCTCTGCCCCAGAAACAAACTCTAACAAGTATGTCCCAGGTCCCAAAAGACATGCGGTGACACTTAAAATTGGCAGCCATCCCACAGTGTTCACTGACAGGCTGCTGGTTGGAAACCTGCGATGccctccaggagcagcaggcagtgcttctccctgtgctggagctggagatgGGTGTCTATGGCAGTGTGCAAACACCCCAACGTGGGACACAGCCACAGCCTGGGGAAGAAGGGCAGTTTGCAACTCAAGGTTAATTTATAGCTAACAACCCTCAGCTTTCCTTCTCAGTTCCCCCAGTTCTAGCTGGATTTGTCTTTGAGCTTACCTGGAATGTTCTGTTTGTTAAAACATAACTCACATTAGTGGTAAAACGACAAGGCGGGAGCTGATGAACAccacagcaaaagcaatgaaGACTGCTTCGCAGACCCGCTTCCATTTCATGTAATGGAGAACCTTGGCCAACTGCAGAGAGACAAACAGCTGTGTTTCCCATGAGGCAGCATGCTCCTTCTCCCATCCCTCTCCTGCAGGGTTGCAGGGATTTCCCATGAGCTGATGGGTTACTGGACGTGTTGATTGATGTCCTGTTGTGCACTTTCCCCCAGGAGCAGTAAATGTGATGCTTGCTGGCCCTCCCACTGCACAGATCAAGTGGTGAGGGGAACTCACCTCTAGAAAGTAATCAGAGGCATCGTGGACCAGCATGATCATCACCCCAAGCCGTATCAGGTTGGCACAGTAGGATACAAAGATCAGAGTGATGGTGGCAATGTGGTGGATGATCTGTTCCTTAAAGTCCTGTAAGGAGAAGACAGGGTGTCTTGACCTGGCAGTGGCTGTTTGTGGATGGTGCTGCCTTGCTGGATGTGGCAAACACCTCTGCAAAGTATTAGCCCTTAACACTCTGGGGCCCTTAACAGCTCTTAACTACTGCAGGTAGGGAATGTACTTTCCAATGTGGAAATAGATAACCTTGCAGCATGGGTAAGCCTATATGTGCAAAGGTAGTCATAGAGGCTGAATGGTGCTGAGGCAGCGGgttgcagctgtgctgctgtcactcACCTTCCTCTTCACATCGAAGGGCAGAGTGATGACCAGTGAGCAGTATAAGGAGAGCTCCAACAGGTAGAACCAGCCCAGAGCAGGCAGAAGAGGCTGTGACGCAAGCAAAAGGTGGCATGACAACCCTTTCTTAGCCTCGGGGGACAGGAAAGGACAAGACTCTTCCCAAGAAAGTGCATTAATTCAGACTGCATTTGGGACAGCAGGGCTTGGTCACATCTGTGTTTCCCCATCCCCTGTGGCTGAACatttgtttgctgctgtgctggcgGCTGTGCTGAGGGCAGGACAAGTCCCAGATCATTGCAGTGGAACTGAGGGCGGCCAGGATTTCCTGTTGGATGTTCTGTCCTGATTCCTCTTTAAGAATTCAAGGGTTGTTCTGACTGCTTCATCCCTTTTGTAGCCCCACACATGGAGCTGCTCCTAGCCAGGCTTGTATTACAGAGAAACTCAATGAGAAGAGGCGGCTGCTCAGGGCAGAGGCAGGacagcctcctgctgctcctccataTGCACCACCCACAGGGAGATGAGCTGGTCAGGAAGACAGCCAAGTTTTCACTGTGGTTCATTGTGGGAGGGTGAGAGGCAGCGTGCATTATTAGAAATGAGAGGTGGATCTAAGGGGAATCTTTGTCCTTATGACAGTTGTTAAACAACAGGACAGGTTGCCTGGGGACACTGCAGTTTCCATCCCCTAAGGTCTTCAGAACAGACTGGAGAAAGATCTGAGCAACCTGCTTTGAGCTCACAGCTGACAAGAAACCTCCTTCCGACCAGAGTTATCCCACAGGCTTGCAGCTCACCTGCTGTGGATATCGCAGCCAGCACACACTGTGATCCCAAACCCACGGCTTCTGCacaaagagaaggcagcagtAAGAGCCCACAGCCCTAACAAAGTGTATCAACAGCACTTCAATAAGCACATGGTGTCAGATTGCTTGTGGTCCAGCCAGTCTGCCCCTGACCTTTGCAGAAGTGGATGGCGGCTGTCATTGGTGAATGTTCCACTAAAAGTGATGATACCCAGCAGGCAGAGGGTGCAGCCGGGATGAAGAAAAGCATGGTGACATCACTGGCACATGGCCAGGCCTGTATCTGGAGAAGGGGGCTGTCCTGCTGGATGTGGGTTGGGAATGGTTCTGCGCTACGTCCCTGAATTTGTCCTTTGGCTCCGAGACTGTGGTCCAAACCCACAGACATGGCCACACACCATCTGTGCGTTCCTTGGAGTGGCCCAAGAGCCCAAACTTATTTTCCATGAATGAGGAAGACATGGAAGGTGTCACCCCACAGTGTTTCCCAGCTGACATACTTACATCATATAGGAGAGCCACCCCAGAGAAGAATGATGTGAAATAGAATGTGAATCTCcagctgaaacagaaagaaacaaagggaaTTGCAACTCCCTCCAAAGCTTGGAAACCTCCCCAGGTTTTGCAATCACATCCAGCACCTGACTGGGAAGCAGCAGAATGGGTGTATTTAGGCacaagtgctgcagagcagaatcAGCTGCAGAAAGATAAGGTGTGGGCAGACAAATGGGGGATCCCACCCTCCCAGCTGAGAAGCCCGTGGGGGTTTGGACAGAGATTTGCAGCACCTCAGCTCTGTTTGCATGTGCAGCAATGTGCTGGTAAGGCAGTGGGGTACCCACAGCTCACCTGGGTTCTGCTGTGCCCAAATCCCCAGTGCACACTGCCAGCATTAAGTAGGACACAGCATCACTCCCGAGATGCCTCTACCTGTCTCCTTTTGTGATGTGGTAACAGGAttcaaacactgagaaatgtaGTTTTCAGAGCAGGAGGAACTACGGATCTCTCACCTGATTGGAGCCTCTTTGTACCTACAGTTGAAAGCCTCAAGCTGAGATCCACCAATAACCTGATCCTTTTCATCTGGACACTCCTCCGTCCTTTCTGACTCCCTGTATTGCTGCAATATGCATTAGGAACCTGTTGGAGGTTCCCATCCCCATTGCTGGCCCACCTACCTCGCCTCACAGAACTTCTTTGTAAGTCTGGGATGGTCCTGGGCCCGCCGGTGCCGGAACCAGGTCTGCACTGTTCTGACTGGCAGGCCGCTTTGCTTGGCCACTGAAATGAGATCACCCTGCAGAACAgatggggaaagcagagctttgcCTTCCTGATGCTTTCTGTCTCCATGCGCTGGGAGATACGTAAACCCAGGTTTGGAGCTTAGCACAGTCCCAATAAAACTGCCTAGCCCTGAATCGGTGATTAAAGTAAAAGAGCTGAGCTTGGGggcattgtttttgtttgtttttttttaattaattggaCAAAGCTCCATACAAATTTAAgtcaataaatattttataggtCTGGGAATGTATCACTGTGAGCAATGATCCAAAGGACTGTTAAAGATAAGGAGCCTTATCCACAGGATCTGCCCACCACGGGGAGATGGCTGCTTTGCTGGGAAAGCCAACAGCTCTCAGCTATCTGCTCCATCTGACACACATCAGACGGgtggtgctggggctgtggctgctgaATGCATTGGTGGATGGTGAAATATCTGCTTCTTCCCCAGAATGGTGGTTGGCAGTGGGGGAAGGAGATGTTGGCTGCCTGGGCTCTCAGCACAGGGACACTCACCTCCTTTGGGGTCCTGCCCAGCAGCTTGTAGAAGCCTTCCAGTGTGGCATTGGGCTGAACTTTGGGCCTCGTCTTGTCTCTCACTCCCAGCCTCCTGCCCAGCGGCAGAGCTATGGTTCTATGAGAGGAAAGAGAGttcagagcagagaagacaTGAGTGCCCTCTCCCATCACAAGTtgcaacaacaataaaaaatatcattagTATTGAGTCCACtttattctgatattttttatCAGCTATCTTGATGAGGaaattgagtgcaccctcaggaGGGGTATGTGGGTGACATCAATTTAGGTGGGAGTGTAGATCTGCCTAAGggcagggcagctctgcagagggatctggatagactggattCAAGGACCATCAGAGAAGGTTCATGTTCTAGCTGAGGGCAGGTTTGCTAAGCACAGCCTTCCCACTCCACAGATACTGAAGCCCCGCTCTGCCTGGCTGGACAGCTGTGTGTCTGCCCAACAATCTGCCCCACTCCCACTGATAATTCCTTGATTTCCCCTTGTGTGTCAGTCTCTCATTTTGAAACAGGTGCCCAAAGCCCAGTCTAAATCCATATCCCGTGCTCAGCCATGGGGATTAGCATCATTCCCACCCAAAGGCCCAGAGGAGATGGCAGTCAGCTCACAGGCTGCTTGGGAGTACCATTTCCCTCAGCCAAGGTGGGATGACCATCACTGAGGCACTGCAGTACCTCATCCTTGTGTGAACTGGGGACCTCTGGTGCCAGAAGGACagaggagggcagagctgggaagggaggaaggagtgGTGTGAACAGGATGGTCCTACAACAGGCTGCAGGAGCCACAGCTGtcctctccttcttcctctATGCTGAGAGTGGGGACTTGCATGGCATCCTAGGGAGTATCCTCTAAGACGAGGCTGACCCCCGACTCAGCAGGGGCTCCCAGCCCTGATGTATGCAGCAAATGCCTTATTCTGTGTTGCACACTCCGAGCTGGTCTCTCTGCAGAGCCCAAGCCCCTCTCTTCAGAGGGACTCTCCACCCACGGCCGAGGTGCAGCTGAGCAACAGATTTGTCTTTTCACACCTGGTGCAGGTGAGGATACAGGTACAGGAATGAGAGATGGCACATTGCTGCCACACAAATGCTTAACACCACAAAATGCAGAGAGATGCAGTTTTTCTGGGAGCAAATCCCTGCCAGCTTTATCATGGTTAGGAGATGAGTAAGGGTTAGTCTGGAGCAACTCTGCACAGACACTGCTGACAACAAGCGCAGAAGAAGCTGGATTTGTGGCACCCACCTTTCAAAGATGCATCGGACAACGATCAGGAGCAGAGCACCCGGGATGCAGAGCCAGAGGTCCTGAGGCTTTGGATAACGCGTGTCTGCAGACTCCTTCATGTCTTCCCAAGTGGCTCCGGGTGGCAGCCAGTACTGGTGGTGCCAGAACTCCTCCGACAGTCCCATCCTGGTCAAGGTGGTGGGCAAGGACAGCGGAGGCTCTGGGACTCAGCAGGGAGATGTAAAACTCACTCTCGGATCAGGACTGCTGGCACTCTGGGacacccagcccagcagcacgtCGCTCACACCCCGCACCGTGCACTCGATCCCACAGGTATGACTTCCAGCACCACTTGTCCTGACCTGCCTGTGAGCTTAGAGGTGGGGTGAGATGTCCTGGTACGGGAAAATAATTCTGTGGGTGTTAAGGAGGTGGATATCTTCAATTGCTCTCCATCGCACGGATGATGAGTCCCGACCTGGTGACAATATCAGAAGGGACATCTCTTGCTCCTGTTTTCTACCAACCCATTTCTACACCCATTCATGGGGTTTCTCTAACAGTTCATAGCTGTGAAAAATCTGTTGGTCTCCTCCAGAACCTCAGGAGGGTTTCTTCAGAGCTCTGCCCAGGGGTCTTCCTGATCAGCTTTGCAAAGCACTACCAGCGGGTTCTTTCCTCTGCATAAACTCCTTGACTCTTTGGGAGAGCTCTGGCAGAGGAAGACACGATTTCCTCATACAGAATGATGGGAACTCTTTCCCACAACATTATGTTCATACACGTTTCCAGTAACTCGTGGCACCTTGTGCCAATCTGCTCAGGCCAAAtgtcagcagctcctcatgTTTCCACCTGGGACTTCCCTACATTTCTGACACCACCATGGTTTGAAACAACACTGACCCTCCTCAGATGAGAGCTGAACTCTTCGTTGTGTCAGTTCCCTCCTGGCTATTGGGTGAATACCACCCAGGCTGAAGGTTCCCTACAGAACCTCTTCACGCCCATCATTTGTGTGGGATGTCTTCAGCAATAAGACAGCTGATGTGGACACTTCCAAGCAGGGAAGCCACACGCCGGCAGCACATGGGATTGCTCCAGCCCGATCCCTTCCCAGCCCTTATTATTTTATGACTCCCGCAGTTTTCCCAGTGTTTTTCAGCGCAGGTTACTGTCTCCCTTTGTTTCTCATTGTGCTTCCTGGCATGTCCAGATCAACCTGACAAAGCTACGAGCCCTTGTTTGGACACGACTTcagcttttgctgtttctgaggGACGGCCCAGCCTGCAGGCGCTGTGTCTGCTGTACACATGCAGTGTCTGCTGTACACGTGCAGTGTCTGCTGTACACGTGCAGATGAGAAAAGCAACGTCGTCGTTTGAAGCGCAGCCATCCAGGTAAAGGTTCCCTTGGGCATCTGTGTCTGCATGGAAGAACACAGTGCATGCACTTATCTCACGTTTCCAGCACGTGCTTTACTAACACGACCCCAAGAAGCGCCCAGCGgagccagcagctcagtgccagcccTGGGGCCCATGTTGTCCCAGctcagcagggcagcactgcctgcagacACCAGGAGCGGCTCtttctcagctcagctcagttccatcccctgcagccactTTGCTTGACGCACACGTGGTGTGCTGCACTCCTTTCTTGCACACAGCGCTGATAAGGATCAATTGGAAACAGATTCTGCTGTTGCACCCAGCGCTCCACCCACTCTGCTGTGTTACTCAGCAGCCATGACACAGTTCTGCTGCAGGTTTttacagcagcttttcagttttgAGCTCAATGCTACGAGACTGAGCATCACGCCAGACTCCACTGCTCCCACCTCCAGCCCCACGCGTTGGACTTCTCGCGAGACGTGGGGCACCGCAGCGCGCAGGCGCGGGAGAATGACGCAGGAGGCAGAGCGCCCCCCGCgggccccgctcccccccctcccagcgTTCCTCGCGCCCAGCGGCGGGGCGGGCTCTCCTCACACAAAGGCGCAGCGTTGGGAAAAtggcggcagcggcggcggtAGCGGCGGCCACCGAAAGCGCCGGGGGCAAAATGGAGGAACCgccggcggcggctgcggccccgccgcctcccaacggggcgggcggcgccggGGACGCGCCCGCCAAGAGGTAAAAACGCTGCCGGGAGCCGCGCTGCCGTCTGGGCCCAACGCATCCCACGAGGCCTTCCCGCGCCTCGGGCCTGGAGCTGCGTGAAGCGGTGCCGCGTACGGGGGGAGGCTGTTAGACGTAAGGGGGTGTCAGAGAAATCCGAAAGGGAAAAGCAATAAGAACCCGGCGGTTCCAGTGAGAGCTCAGTGAGCGTGGTGATGATAGGCAGGAAAAGCTGCAGCCGTGCAGCGCTTTGGTGCGGGAACAGTGACATAACACTGAGATGCTTCAAAGGGAGCGAAGCTTTGCTTTCCTAAAGGTGAAGCTGAGGATATGAACTGCAGcttgttgtgggttttgttgcttttatttaatttttctttccctagtTAATTTTTGTCCCCATGCCGTAAATGCTGCATAGATTGGGAACAGTGCTGTTGTGTTCTGTGAGCAGTCTCGGCTGTGAGCTCAGTTGTGTGTAAGTGGATTTCTTGAGGTTTTGCACAGCTCCCGGTTCCAGCTGCTGAGCGCTGTTCAGTACTAAGCTGTGCCGTGTGGATCCACAGTGTGAGAGGTGtcttaaaaccaaaacaaccctCAGCAGGCGGTCAGGTGGTTTGTTGGGGCTAATCCCTGAGCGTTGGGTATTCGATCCCTGCGGGGTGCTCATACCTGGGTGTCACTTTACACCTCATAGCCTGCGTGTAgcgcagcctgcagctctgcaaggtATGGTTATAGTCGTTTCTCTTTGGTAACACTTTGGTAGTCCTGAGGCATTTGGTGCTGTAATACaaggaaaatcaaagcaagTAAAAAGTACTTTTGACTTTTTAGGACTAGTGTTCTGAAATAGTTAAAGGAGACTATTCCTGGTGTTTGTTAAGAGGCATGGCAGCTTTGGATTTGCATTGTCCAAAAATGATATTATTTGGGGGGTGGAAGGTAAATAGCGTTGTCACTGACAGGAGTGTTTAGGGTCACTTGGCTGAAATTCTTACAGTGCATCGTTTGTCTAAAAGATATTGAAGAGTGGAAAAAGTAGTGGATTTCTGATCTGGAGCATGACAAGATGCTTGGTGTTGAAGAGATTCATAGTCTGAAGTCATAAGCTTTAGTTATACTGCATAAATAAACATGGGAGAAAGTGGCAGGTGATACAAGTTGTCTACTGCTGGGATATCGTTAGAATACAGTGTGTATGATTTCGGGAGTGCTGATCTCTGCTCTTGTGACCATACTTCAAGTAACACAAGTGGATGAAATCTTGaaagctttgatttttgttATGAATGCATAGAAATGACATTCTGTGGGGTGGTGTGACACAGATAGGGTGTCAGTATACTTAATTTGTCTCACTATCTTTCATTGTTTGCAGTGAAGGTGAACGACCTAGTCAGAAcgagaaaaggaaagagaagagtgtgaaaagaggaggaaatcGCTTTGAGCCGTACGCCAATCCTGCTAAGAGATACCGCGCTTTTATTACAAATATTCCATTTGATGTGAAGTGGCAGTCTCTGAAAGACCTGGTCAAAGAGAAAGGTAAAGTACAACTAAGTTTGGTCCAGTGGTGTCTGTCATCTGGCTTGTTGCTAACTTTGTAAACTTAACAGTTGAACAGTCTGGGTGGACTTAGTGATGTGAGTTTTGGTAAAGGTCTCCTTGAAGGCTTTTCTTGTGCTGCACAGTATTGTTCTCTGGCAGCCTTCCAGAGCTCTACTATAGGCATGTTGGCATATTTGTAATAGCGTTTCATCAGAGATTATGAAGAGCATCTGTCTtattggtggaaaaaaaatgaggcttTTATCAGGTTTTAGTCTTGACATGCAGTAAAACTTCCTGGAGAATTTTATTGTCTCTTAGTAATGAAGTTAGT
The genomic region above belongs to Excalfactoria chinensis isolate bCotChi1 chromosome 26, bCotChi1.hap2, whole genome shotgun sequence and contains:
- the LOC140262831 gene encoding heterogeneous nuclear ribonucleoprotein M-like produces the protein MAAAAAVAAATESAGGKMEEPPAAAAAPPPPNGAGGAGDAPAKSEGERPSQNEKRKEKSVKRGGNRFEPYANPAKRYRAFITNIPFDVKWQSLKDLVKEKVGEVTYVELLMDAEGKSRVSVCENFFCGFST
- the LOC140262806 gene encoding ceramide synthase 4-like, with product MGLSEEFWHHQYWLPPGATWEDMKESADTRYPKPQDLWLCIPGALLLIVVRCIFERTIALPLGRRLGVRDKTRPKVQPNATLEGFYKLLGRTPKEGDLISVAKQSGLPVRTVQTWFRHRRAQDHPRLTKKFCEASWRFTFYFTSFFSGVALLYDKPWVWDHSVCWLRYPQQPLLPALGWFYLLELSLYCSLVITLPFDVKRKDFKEQIIHHIATITLIFVSYCANLIRLGVMIMLVHDASDYFLELAKVLHYMKWKRVCEAVFIAFAVVFISSRLVVLPLIIYYYYVTKFELFFLSCLINAFLVILQLLHIFWSYLILRMIFSVILYGAKKKDARSDTEESDGSEAEDAAKNE